The sequence below is a genomic window from Halomonas halophila.
ATATGCTGCGGCGCCTTGTCGGGCTGCCCCGGCGTGGCCGGGGTACGCTGGCGCAGCAGCAGCCGGTAGGCGCCGTTGGCATAGTCGTATTCGCCGTGGGCGTCGATCTCCGGGGTGCCGGCCTGGGAGTACCAGCGCATGAACTGGTCGAGGTCCTGACCGGACGCCTCGGCCATGCAGGCCACGAAGTCCTCGATGGTCACCGCCTGCCCGTCGAAGCGCGAGAAGTACAGGTCGCTGCCGCGACGAAAGGCCTCCCAGCCCACCAGGTTGCGCAACATGCGCACGATCTCGGCGCCCTTCTCGTAGATGGTCAGGGTGTAGAAGTTGCCGATCTCGATGTAGTGGTCCGGCCGCACGGGATGGGCGGTGGGGCCGGCATCCTCGGCGAACTGGGCGGTGCGGAAGAAGGACACGTCCTCGATGCGTTTCACCGGCGCGGAGTTGGTGTCGGCACTGAAGGTCTGGTCGCGGAAGACGGTGAAGCCCTCCTTCAGCGACAGCTGGAACCAGTCGCGGCAGGTGACGCGGTTGCCGGACCAGTTATGGAAGTACTCGTGGGCGACGATACCCTCGACGCGCTGGAAGGCGGCATCGGTAGCGGTGTGCGGATGGGTCAGCACCGCCGCCGAGTTGAAGATGTTGAGCCCCTTGTTCTCCATGGCGCCCATGTTGAAGTCGTTGACCGCCACGATCATGAACAGGTCGAGGTCGTACTCGCGACCATAGGTCTCCTCGTCCCAGCGCATGGCGCGCTTGAGCGAGGCCATGGCGTGATCGGTCTTGCCGAGGTTCTCCTCTTCGACCCAGATCTGCAGCGTCACCTCGCGGCCGCTCATGGTGGTGAAGCGATCCTCGACCTTCTCGAGGTCGCCCGCCACCAGCGCGAACAGGTAGCAGGGCTTGGGATGCGGATCTTCCCAGGTCACGAAGTGGCGGCCGTTCGGCAGCTCGCCACGCTCCACCGGGTTGCCGTTGGAGAGCAGCACCGGCTCACGGTCGAGGCGGCCGATCACGGTGGTGGAGAAGGTCGCCATGACGTCGGGGCGATCCGGGTAGAAGGTGATCCGCCGGAAGCCCTCGGCCTCGCACTGGGTGCAGAACATGCCGCCGGACTGGTAGAGGCCCTCCAGGGCGGTATTGGCCTCGGGGGCGATCTCGACTTCGGTGTCCAGCAGGAAACGCTCCGGCGCCCGCTCGATGCGCAGGCCCTGCTCGGTCAGCGCATACTCGTCGTCGCCCAGCGGCTGGCCGTCGATGGCGATGGCCTTCAGCGCCAGCTGCTCGCCGTCGAGCTCCAGCGGCTCGCCGGCCTCACGCTCCGGGTGGCGCTCCACGTGCAGGCGCGCCTTCACCCGGGTGGCCGAGGGATCGAGGTCGAAGGTCAGCTCGGTGTGGGTGACGCGGTAGGCGGGGGGACGATAATCGCTGAGATGGATCGGCTGAGGTTCGGACATCGAGGATGGCTCCTGTGAAGGTTGCCGGCCATTGTACGGCCCTCTCTGCCTCGACCTCAAAGTGCCGTCGTCAACTCCGCTACGGGGTACGGCGATACCGCCCGAGGGACGCTCAGGAGTCGACGACCGGCTCCGGGCGGGTCAGGATCCAGCCGGCGAGCCCGGCCAGACCGAGGATCAGCACCAGCTTCAGCCACAGCGCGCCGATCACCAGGGCCAGTACCACCATCGAGAACAGCAGCATGCCTCCGGCCAGCCACTTGGCATGGCGGGGGATCGCCCGCTCGGATTCCCAGGCCACGATGGTGGGGCCGAAGCGCGGGTGCGCACGGATCCAGCCGGCGAAGCGCGGCGAGCCCCGGGAGGCTGCCCACACCGCCACCAGCATGAAGCAGGTGGTGGGCATCAGCGGCAGGAAGGCGCCGATCACGCCCAGGGCGAAGCTGGTCCCGGCGAGGATCAGGTAGAAGATGCGGCGCGCTTGGGACATCGAGCGCTCACTCCTTTGGCGACAGGCACGTCTCTATTGAAGCCCAAGCCACCCCCCGCTGCCAATCGCCATCGCCAATGAGGATGACGGCCCGGGGCTATGGCCGCGTGTCGATGACGGGCTCAGTCGCGGAAGTTGTCGAACTGCAGCGCCAGGTCGGGACCGTCCTCGCCCTTTAGCAGGGCCATGACCTGCTGCAGGTCGTCGCGCTTCTTGCCGGTGACGCGCACCTTCTCGCCCTGAATCTGGGCCTGGACCTTGAGCTTGGTGTCCTTGATGCGCTTGACGATGTCCTTGGCTTCCTTCTGCTCCAGGCCCTGCTTGAGGCGCACCGCCTGGCGGG
It includes:
- the pepN gene encoding aminopeptidase N, with product MSEPQPIHLSDYRPPAYRVTHTELTFDLDPSATRVKARLHVERHPEREAGEPLELDGEQLALKAIAIDGQPLGDDEYALTEQGLRIERAPERFLLDTEVEIAPEANTALEGLYQSGGMFCTQCEAEGFRRITFYPDRPDVMATFSTTVIGRLDREPVLLSNGNPVERGELPNGRHFVTWEDPHPKPCYLFALVAGDLEKVEDRFTTMSGREVTLQIWVEEENLGKTDHAMASLKRAMRWDEETYGREYDLDLFMIVAVNDFNMGAMENKGLNIFNSAAVLTHPHTATDAAFQRVEGIVAHEYFHNWSGNRVTCRDWFQLSLKEGFTVFRDQTFSADTNSAPVKRIEDVSFFRTAQFAEDAGPTAHPVRPDHYIEIGNFYTLTIYEKGAEIVRMLRNLVGWEAFRRGSDLYFSRFDGQAVTIEDFVACMAEASGQDLDQFMRWYSQAGTPEIDAHGEYDYANGAYRLLLRQRTPATPGQPDKAPQHIPIRLGLVGTKSGRDLRLTLDGESLGTDGVIHLREEEQEFVFTDVEEAPVPSLARGFSAPVKLNFPYSREDLAFLQTHDSDGFNRWDAGQRLALLALDDLIAAHRNGVEKVMDPRVVEAFRELLKRETDDKAVLAEMLTLPSEAYIAEQQPLVDVDAIHAARQFVKQSLAMALRDDFLRVYQENVGDAPYAPEPEQIAARSLKNVALSYLVSIEDEEGIELARRQFEADHNMTDVRAALTLLVHSSRDELADPALRTFGEKWAHDPLVMDQWFSVQVSRPQSDALERVKFLMDHPAFSLTNPNKVRALIGAFAQNRVNFHRLDGEGYRLLADVVIELNRLNPEIASRLVTPLTRWRRFDETRQELMKGELERIREEKLSPNVYEVIEKALA
- a CDS encoding YbaN family protein, with translation MSQARRIFYLILAGTSFALGVIGAFLPLMPTTCFMLVAVWAASRGSPRFAGWIRAHPRFGPTIVAWESERAIPRHAKWLAGGMLLFSMVVLALVIGALWLKLVLILGLAGLAGWILTRPEPVVDS